In Zhaonella formicivorans, one DNA window encodes the following:
- the aroF gene encoding 3-deoxy-7-phosphoheptulonate synthase yields MIVVMRPGATQEQIDAVEARLIEFGFKTHPIYGEEKTVIGAIGDKKVLSSESLITLPGVEKIVPIMKPYKLVGRELKQSKTIVRVGQVEIGGDEVVVMAGPCAVESEEQLLTAALQVKSAGAKILRGGAFKPRTSPYAFQGLEEEGLKMLAKAREATGLPIVTEAVDPRDVELVAEYADVIQIGARNMQNFRLLQEAGMAGKPILLKRGLSSTVEEWLMAAEYIIDKGNDQIILCERGIRTYETGTRNTLDLSAVPLVQENSHLPVIVDPSHSTGSWKLVAPMSRAAVAAGADGLLIEVHPDPSRALCDGPQSLTPDNFAGLMQSLRSVAAAVGKKISH; encoded by the coding sequence ATGATCGTTGTTATGCGTCCGGGGGCCACACAGGAGCAAATCGATGCGGTGGAAGCAAGGTTAATTGAATTCGGTTTTAAAACTCATCCCATTTATGGTGAAGAAAAGACAGTAATCGGGGCAATCGGGGACAAAAAAGTGCTTAGCTCCGAGAGTTTAATTACTTTACCAGGGGTTGAAAAAATCGTTCCCATCATGAAGCCCTATAAACTGGTGGGGCGAGAACTGAAACAGTCTAAGACCATAGTGCGTGTAGGCCAGGTGGAGATAGGCGGCGATGAAGTAGTGGTGATGGCAGGCCCTTGCGCTGTGGAAAGCGAGGAACAACTGTTGACCGCAGCGCTGCAGGTTAAATCTGCCGGAGCCAAAATTTTGCGGGGCGGGGCTTTTAAGCCTCGTACTTCTCCCTATGCTTTCCAGGGATTGGAGGAAGAAGGACTTAAAATGCTTGCCAAAGCCAGGGAGGCCACCGGACTGCCCATCGTCACCGAAGCAGTGGACCCCAGGGACGTGGAACTGGTGGCAGAATATGCGGATGTTATTCAAATCGGAGCCCGCAATATGCAAAATTTCCGTTTGCTACAGGAAGCGGGCATGGCAGGCAAACCCATACTTTTGAAAAGAGGTTTATCTTCCACGGTGGAAGAATGGCTGATGGCTGCCGAATATATTATTGATAAAGGCAATGATCAGATTATCCTGTGTGAGCGGGGGATTCGCACCTATGAGACCGGTACCCGGAACACCCTTGATTTGAGCGCTGTGCCGCTGGTCCAGGAGAATTCCCATCTCCCGGTGATAGTTGATCCCAGCCACAGCACAGGCAGCTGGAAGCTGGTAGCCCCCATGTCCCGGGCTGCTGTTGCTGCCGGAGCTGACGGACTGCTCATTGAAGTGCATCCTGACCCCAGCCGTGCCCTGTGCGATGGCCCTCAATCACTGACGCCCGATAACTTTGCAGGCTTAATGCAAAGCCTGCGGAGTGTTGCCGCAGCCGTAGGCAAGAAAATTAGCCATTAG
- a CDS encoding PIN domain-containing protein, producing the protein MNFILTGNLSVIWNDFIYEEAREIIERLHPKYSRLGIDYREVVALLDLILDPSDKVSEMPQNWPPVSLDRDDDPFLFAAIEGNAEYIISADIRHMLTLGEFRGIPIGKPINFFSWAQRNRPFR; encoded by the coding sequence TTGAATTTTATTCTAACTGGTAACTTGTCTGTTATATGGAATGATTTTATTTATGAAGAGGCCAGAGAAATTATAGAACGTTTACATCCTAAGTATTCCCGGCTCGGTATTGATTACAGAGAAGTAGTTGCTTTATTAGACTTAATTTTAGATCCATCTGATAAAGTCAGTGAAATGCCTCAGAATTGGCCACCTGTTTCACTAGATCGGGATGACGATCCTTTTTTGTTTGCTGCTATTGAAGGCAACGCCGAATACATAATATCAGCAGATATTCGACATATGCTTACACTTGGCGAATTCCGAGGAATACCGATTGGAAAACCCATTAATTTTTTTAGCTGGGCACAACGCAACCGGCCATTTAGATAA
- a CDS encoding ABC1 kinase family protein → MLKKLIKRCRNLWRLREILQVVAKYGFSYVVNRKKLVQAYAGSVQGWPQASCKPLQAALSRSPLVRVRLMFEELGPAFIKLGQLLSTRPDLIPKDLAKELSRLQDAVPPFGAAEAREQVEKELGAPPEKIFAEFDYKPLASASIGQVHRARLADGTEVVVKIQRPGLKAVIERDLAVLEDFKGLLKRSLLNKVCDVDEVITTFSRQIRKELDFTVEALCQECFREVYASHPDLVVPRVYWQYTTTEVLTMDYISGVKIDACENWYRRSPGGKRVARLFLSALVLPFFEEGIFHGDPHPGNVVFQPGERIALIDFGIVGKLDNDFRFQIAQLMLAVEERDAAKVAELTVKLGIATRPIDSAKLYEDVSDMLDKTYRLNNGSINLGHLINGMIDISLEHGVKMPGSFFTLGKAIVTGEGLAKRLDPEINVVEVVKPLALEYLKGKLEPDFRPENVFRRTTEMLQTVSALPKDLAKIAGNLAKGELSIVFVHRGLENLYSMLDIVSTRLAVSLVVGAGIAGSAILLALEVGPKINGYSSLGMAGFSISSLLGLWMVWGMLRHGRLK, encoded by the coding sequence ATGCTGAAAAAACTCATTAAGCGCTGCCGGAACCTGTGGCGCCTGCGTGAAATCTTACAAGTAGTTGCAAAATACGGTTTTTCCTACGTGGTAAACCGCAAAAAACTGGTGCAAGCCTATGCCGGATCAGTTCAAGGGTGGCCCCAAGCTTCCTGTAAACCCCTGCAGGCTGCCCTAAGCAGATCTCCGCTGGTGCGCGTCAGGCTGATGTTTGAGGAACTGGGCCCCGCCTTTATCAAGCTCGGGCAGCTTTTAAGCACTAGGCCTGACTTAATTCCCAAGGATTTAGCCAAGGAACTGAGCCGCTTGCAGGATGCCGTTCCGCCTTTTGGGGCTGCCGAAGCTAGAGAGCAGGTTGAGAAAGAGCTGGGCGCCCCGCCGGAGAAAATCTTTGCCGAATTTGACTACAAGCCGCTGGCAAGTGCCTCTATAGGTCAGGTGCACCGGGCCCGCCTGGCTGATGGCACTGAGGTGGTGGTAAAAATCCAGCGGCCCGGCTTAAAAGCTGTCATCGAACGTGACCTGGCGGTTTTGGAGGATTTTAAGGGCCTGTTGAAACGTTCCCTTTTAAACAAAGTCTGCGATGTGGATGAGGTAATAACAACATTTAGCCGCCAGATTCGCAAAGAGCTGGATTTTACCGTTGAGGCTCTCTGCCAAGAGTGCTTTCGGGAAGTCTACGCTTCACACCCGGACTTGGTAGTGCCCCGGGTATACTGGCAGTACACAACCACTGAAGTTTTAACCATGGACTATATTTCCGGGGTAAAGATAGATGCGTGTGAAAACTGGTACCGGAGGAGCCCCGGTGGCAAAAGGGTGGCCAGGCTTTTTCTATCGGCGCTGGTGTTGCCATTTTTTGAGGAAGGGATTTTTCATGGAGACCCCCACCCTGGCAACGTGGTCTTTCAACCGGGGGAGAGGATTGCCCTGATTGATTTCGGCATCGTGGGCAAGCTGGATAATGACTTTCGTTTTCAGATTGCCCAGCTGATGCTGGCCGTGGAGGAGCGGGATGCGGCCAAAGTGGCTGAACTGACAGTCAAACTGGGCATTGCAACCCGTCCTATCGACAGCGCCAAACTATACGAAGATGTTTCCGATATGCTCGACAAGACTTACCGTTTGAATAACGGCTCAATAAATTTAGGGCATTTGATCAATGGGATGATTGATATTTCCCTGGAACACGGGGTCAAAATGCCGGGCTCCTTTTTTACCCTGGGCAAGGCCATTGTCACCGGTGAAGGCCTGGCAAAACGCCTTGACCCGGAGATCAATGTGGTGGAAGTGGTCAAGCCCCTGGCCCTGGAGTACTTAAAGGGCAAGCTTGAACCGGACTTCAGGCCCGAAAATGTTTTCCGGCGCACTACGGAGATGCTGCAAACAGTATCTGCTCTGCCCAAAGATTTGGCGAAAATTGCCGGCAATTTGGCTAAAGGAGAGCTGAGCATTGTTTTTGTCCACCGGGGGCTGGAAAACTTGTACAGCATGCTGGATATAGTGTCTACCAGGCTGGCTGTAAGTTTAGTGGTAGGAGCCGGGATTGCGGGTTCCGCCATACTGTTGGCTCTGGAAGTGGGCCCCAAAATCAATGGCTACTCCTCCTTGGGGATGGCAGGCTTCAGCATATCCTCCCTGCTTGGTTTGTGGATGGTCTGGGGTATGCTGCGCCATGGCCGGCTGAAATAA
- a CDS encoding CobW family GTP-binding protein encodes MDVYLVGGFLGSGKTTVIRELSLRLAETERRVAIIVNDFGEIGVDGKFLGATSAKVLELYSGCICCQLTGDLVKALDELKHNYNPDVVIIEPSGIADSSSVMQALNHYSGDLGKIITITLVDAPRFLELWQVIHPLIRKQIETAEVIFITKCQLLKEAEQLSDIANVIADIAPTARVIPISLLEGYNVNEMIRVFIDV; translated from the coding sequence ATGGATGTCTATTTAGTTGGAGGTTTTCTTGGGTCGGGTAAAACCACTGTGATACGAGAACTGTCTTTACGTCTGGCAGAAACCGAACGCCGAGTCGCAATCATTGTTAACGATTTTGGAGAAATAGGTGTTGACGGAAAATTTTTAGGTGCTACCTCCGCTAAAGTATTGGAACTTTATAGCGGTTGTATATGTTGCCAGTTAACAGGAGATTTAGTCAAGGCGCTAGATGAACTGAAGCATAATTACAATCCGGATGTTGTTATAATTGAACCATCCGGGATTGCTGATTCGTCGAGTGTTATGCAAGCACTAAATCATTATTCGGGGGATTTAGGGAAAATTATCACCATCACACTTGTGGACGCCCCCCGATTTTTAGAGCTTTGGCAAGTAATTCATCCACTGATTAGAAAACAAATAGAAACTGCAGAAGTGATTTTTATAACAAAATGTCAATTGTTGAAAGAAGCTGAACAGTTGAGCGATATTGCTAACGTTATAGCGGATATTGCTCCTACGGCCAGAGTGATACCCATTTCTTTACTTGAGGGGTATAACGTGAATGAAATGATAAGGGTGTTTATTGATGTATGA
- a CDS encoding uroporphyrinogen decarboxylase family protein, with product MPMTSIERVRAAINLEKPDRVPVAPLMEWYFPVQAGITTKEFMFDFDKACDAIVRVWEKHGKDVDYIVTFPYKFLHYLPFPTSHCALFFNWVIPDGNDLPQIREYPPLMQFEDYDRIMEKGWVELLRRIPVEHALEPLQEIEKLRRVNMEWQEVRKVQPVASCYVMPPAELLSYARGLQNFTMDMYRHKEKILEFSEFMLPGTIEWALAGCAAAGVNIVFIYGGRMSGSFISSKMFEEICWPYLKRIVDALAEHNIISLLHFDTDWAPMYQYFKELPKGKCILELERSDIFKAKEMLGDRMCLMGNVDSSIMRYGKPEDIKKECKKLIEVCGEGGGFILSTGCEVPLDTPFENVQAMIDAAKEYGVY from the coding sequence ATGCCCATGACTAGTATTGAAAGGGTTCGCGCAGCCATCAATCTTGAAAAACCTGACAGGGTACCAGTTGCACCCCTGATGGAATGGTATTTTCCCGTGCAAGCAGGTATAACAACCAAGGAATTCATGTTTGACTTTGATAAGGCTTGCGATGCCATAGTCAGGGTTTGGGAGAAGCACGGAAAGGATGTTGACTACATTGTAACGTTTCCCTATAAGTTTTTACATTATTTACCATTCCCCACATCGCACTGTGCCTTGTTCTTTAACTGGGTTATTCCGGATGGAAATGATTTACCTCAAATAAGGGAATACCCGCCCCTCATGCAGTTTGAAGACTATGACAGAATAATGGAGAAAGGCTGGGTTGAACTCCTACGAAGAATCCCTGTTGAACATGCATTGGAGCCATTACAGGAAATCGAAAAGTTGCGCCGTGTTAATATGGAATGGCAAGAAGTTAGAAAAGTTCAGCCTGTGGCTTCTTGCTATGTTATGCCACCGGCGGAACTATTATCGTATGCCCGTGGCCTGCAGAATTTTACAATGGATATGTACCGTCATAAGGAAAAGATACTTGAATTCAGTGAGTTTATGCTTCCCGGAACAATTGAATGGGCTCTGGCTGGTTGTGCTGCTGCCGGAGTTAATATAGTTTTCATTTACGGTGGACGTATGTCAGGCAGCTTTATTTCATCGAAAATGTTTGAAGAGATTTGCTGGCCTTACCTCAAGAGAATTGTAGACGCTTTGGCGGAGCATAATATTATTTCCCTTCTCCATTTTGATACGGACTGGGCCCCAATGTACCAATATTTTAAAGAACTTCCCAAAGGAAAGTGTATTCTCGAGTTAGAAAGGTCCGATATTTTTAAAGCTAAGGAAATGTTAGGAGATAGAATGTGTTTAATGGGCAATGTTGATTCAAGCATAATGCGTTACGGCAAACCTGAAGACATTAAGAAGGAATGCAAAAAGTTGATAGAAGTTTGTGGCGAGGGCGGCGGTTTCATCCTAAGTACCGGTTGTGAGGTACCTTTAGATACGCCTTTTGAAAATGTCCAAGCCATGATTGATGCTGCGAAAGAGTATGGTGTTTATTAA
- a CDS encoding cobalamin B12-binding domain-containing protein: MTQELTDAIVALDEEKVRKIAKSLIEAGESPEVVIENIRLGLQVIGDKFDKGETFIAELIMAGEIVSSTIEQIKPYLLENQSQVSRIGKAVIGTVQGDVHDIGLNIVATFLDLAGFEVYNLGIDVSPATFAEKVRETRPQLLGLSGLITASQGAMAETVEAVKAAGLREGLKIMIGGAIVNEGWIEKVGADVYCKDAAQAARVAKQLVERMVS, translated from the coding sequence ATGACTCAAGAATTAACTGATGCTATTGTGGCTTTGGATGAAGAAAAGGTGCGTAAAATAGCAAAAAGTTTAATTGAAGCTGGGGAAAGTCCTGAAGTAGTAATTGAAAATATTAGACTAGGGCTTCAGGTGATTGGCGATAAGTTTGATAAAGGGGAAACATTTATTGCGGAATTAATTATGGCCGGCGAAATAGTCAGCTCTACCATAGAGCAGATAAAACCGTATCTTTTAGAGAATCAATCTCAGGTTTCCAGGATTGGCAAAGCAGTTATCGGTACAGTACAAGGAGATGTACATGACATTGGCTTAAATATTGTAGCTACTTTTCTGGATTTAGCTGGGTTTGAAGTTTATAACCTAGGCATTGATGTATCTCCTGCTACTTTTGCAGAAAAAGTGCGCGAAACACGTCCCCAACTACTCGGATTGTCGGGACTCATTACTGCTTCCCAGGGAGCTATGGCTGAAACAGTTGAAGCGGTTAAAGCGGCCGGTTTAAGAGAAGGACTAAAAATCATGATCGGTGGCGCTATAGTTAACGAAGGTTGGATTGAAAAGGTAGGAGCGGATGTTTACTGCAAGGATGCTGCCCAGGCAGCTCGGGTAGCCAAACAGCTTGTTGAAAGGATGGTGAGCTGA
- a CDS encoding methyltetrahydrofolate cobalamin methyltransferase gives MLVIGELLNTSREHIEPLVISRDKESIKKLAVLQVKAGANLVDVNAGTLVEGETEALTWLVKTVQEALEVPLCLDSANPKAIESALKVHKGKALINSISGEKKRFEEIVPLAKEYQASIIALCMDGRKIPDTPRARFEIGYKLVEELVKNGIPTADIYLDPLVRPISTGTKLANVVLETLKLIKQSMPEVKVVCGLSNVSYGLPRRHLINRTFLAMALEVGLDAAIVDPTDFELMATMYAAEALLDQDAYCKRYIAAHRDGFLG, from the coding sequence ATGTTAGTAATAGGTGAATTACTTAACACCAGTCGCGAGCACATCGAGCCCCTGGTAATTAGCAGAGACAAGGAAAGCATTAAAAAGTTAGCTGTCTTACAAGTCAAAGCAGGTGCCAACTTGGTTGACGTCAACGCCGGTACGCTAGTAGAGGGTGAAACTGAAGCACTTACATGGTTAGTTAAAACGGTACAAGAAGCTTTAGAGGTGCCACTCTGCTTGGACAGCGCTAACCCGAAAGCTATTGAGTCAGCTCTGAAAGTTCACAAGGGAAAGGCCTTAATTAACTCAATTAGTGGTGAAAAGAAACGTTTTGAAGAGATAGTTCCGCTTGCGAAGGAATACCAAGCTTCTATAATTGCCTTATGCATGGATGGACGAAAAATACCGGATACTCCCCGGGCTAGGTTTGAAATCGGATATAAATTGGTAGAGGAGCTAGTTAAAAATGGCATCCCTACAGCTGATATTTATCTTGATCCGCTTGTCCGTCCTATTAGTACGGGTACTAAATTAGCTAATGTTGTTTTAGAGACTTTAAAACTTATCAAACAATCAATGCCTGAAGTTAAAGTGGTTTGCGGGTTAAGTAATGTTTCCTACGGTTTGCCGAGGCGGCACTTAATAAATAGAACATTTTTAGCTATGGCCTTGGAAGTTGGCCTTGATGCAGCTATTGTCGATCCCACAGATTTTGAATTAATGGCCACGATGTATGCCGCAGAAGCTTTGTTAGACCAGGATGCGTATTGTAAGCGATATATTGCTGCGCATAGAGACGGATTTTTAGGTTAG
- a CDS encoding corrinoid protein produces the protein MYKGEIGFMKGQLTSPQVLCSLSEKLAQGDADKVMELTRSALAMGINPLTLLNDGLIKGMSIVGTKFKNKELPITEVLMASRAMHAGLYILKPLLSECNILPRETIVVGTVAGDLHDIGKSLVVAFLQGAGFHVIDIGIDVPPEDFVEAVKEYRPRVLGLSALLTTTLPAIGDTIRKLEEEGVRQNILIIVGGGPVTKSFARSVGADLYAPDACSAVEKIVSALDG, from the coding sequence ATGTATAAAGGAGAAATAGGTTTTATGAAAGGGCAGTTGACTTCACCGCAGGTTCTTTGCTCGCTTTCAGAAAAACTTGCTCAGGGTGATGCCGACAAGGTGATGGAATTAACGAGGTCGGCTCTCGCAATGGGGATCAACCCGCTCACTCTTTTAAATGATGGACTTATTAAAGGCATGAGTATAGTGGGGACAAAATTTAAAAATAAAGAGTTACCTATAACCGAGGTTTTGATGGCTTCCAGAGCAATGCATGCTGGTTTGTATATTTTAAAACCTTTACTGTCAGAGTGTAATATTTTGCCTAGAGAAACTATAGTCGTAGGTACGGTAGCCGGGGATTTACATGACATAGGCAAGAGTTTAGTGGTTGCCTTTTTACAGGGTGCAGGTTTCCATGTAATTGATATCGGTATAGACGTTCCACCGGAGGATTTTGTTGAAGCCGTAAAGGAGTATCGCCCTAGAGTTCTTGGCTTGTCAGCGCTTTTAACAACTACACTGCCTGCAATTGGTGACACTATTCGAAAGCTTGAAGAAGAAGGCGTGCGTCAGAACATATTGATAATAGTAGGGGGAGGCCCTGTGACCAAATCGTTTGCCCGGAGTGTGGGGGCAGACCTTTACGCACCTGATGCATGTTCGGCTGTTGAAAAAATAGTTTCGGCACTAGATGGATAG
- a CDS encoding PocR ligand-binding domain-containing protein, producing MGKRGELYMGMSALNEVLSLDIMRNILNGFFECTGLRGIIVGADGYPIVVPDSSPEDCEYCQLIQRYANGREKCYGSYKRAGEQASQFGEPYIFRCHAGLIEWAVPLLMDGYHVGSIICGQVLMWEPEEFFWIEIAEMNRRLKVDTDYIIEAAKKLKVVSCKKVEAAANLLFNVANHIMATSMLTLEQRRKIKEQQALLNEEINKRKMLEKLLRDLDEQRSAQNYLDKEKELCSCVRLADDEGSHKILQDILADLIEKYGSDPEMFKIRVYELQVMISRAAVEGGAKLEFVSRQSYQQLQKLNSLSAIDEICLWIVENLEYFLKQVKGTPSIKNKIIIENVLRFIKNNYKKPIGLEEIAQSVYLSPYYLSHLFKNEMGCTVMEYLTKYRVEKAKKMLQDSNNSIEKISQNLGFHDASHFAKVFKKVEGVTPSIFKKKYV from the coding sequence ATGGGAAAAAGGGGGGAGTTATACATGGGTATGTCCGCCCTAAACGAGGTGCTTTCGCTAGACATAATGCGCAATATTTTAAACGGCTTTTTTGAATGTACAGGTTTAAGGGGAATAATTGTGGGCGCCGATGGTTACCCAATAGTTGTCCCGGATAGTTCTCCGGAAGATTGCGAATATTGTCAGCTTATCCAGCGCTACGCAAACGGTCGGGAAAAGTGTTACGGTTCATATAAAAGGGCTGGTGAGCAGGCTTCGCAATTTGGAGAACCATATATATTTCGTTGCCATGCCGGTCTTATAGAATGGGCAGTACCTCTCCTTATGGATGGATATCATGTGGGTTCTATTATTTGTGGCCAAGTCTTAATGTGGGAGCCGGAGGAATTTTTCTGGATAGAAATTGCTGAAATGAACAGGAGATTGAAAGTAGACACTGATTACATTATAGAGGCTGCAAAGAAATTGAAAGTTGTATCTTGCAAAAAAGTAGAAGCAGCAGCAAATCTTCTTTTCAACGTAGCTAACCATATAATGGCAACTAGTATGCTAACCTTGGAACAAAGACGAAAGATTAAAGAGCAGCAAGCGCTGTTAAATGAAGAAATTAACAAAAGGAAAATGCTTGAAAAGTTGTTACGCGACCTAGATGAACAACGATCAGCCCAAAACTACCTTGATAAAGAAAAAGAGCTTTGCAGTTGTGTAAGACTGGCCGATGATGAGGGTTCCCATAAAATTTTGCAAGACATACTTGCTGATTTAATTGAAAAATACGGTTCCGATCCGGAAATGTTTAAAATACGTGTTTACGAACTACAGGTAATGATTTCGAGAGCGGCTGTTGAAGGGGGAGCAAAGTTGGAGTTCGTTTCACGTCAAAGTTATCAACAATTGCAAAAATTGAATAGCTTAAGCGCAATTGATGAAATTTGCCTGTGGATAGTTGAGAATTTAGAGTATTTTCTAAAACAAGTTAAAGGAACCCCTAGCATTAAAAACAAAATAATAATAGAAAATGTGCTGCGATTTATTAAAAACAATTACAAAAAGCCAATAGGCCTGGAAGAAATTGCCCAATCAGTTTACCTGAGCCCCTACTACCTCAGCCATCTTTTCAAAAATGAAATGGGTTGTACTGTGATGGAATATCTTACTAAATACCGGGTGGAAAAAGCTAAGAAAATGCTGCAAGACAGCAACAATAGTATAGAAAAGATTTCTCAAAATTTAGGTTTTCATGATGCCAGTCATTTTGCCAAAGTTTTTAAAAAGGTTGAGGGAGTTACACCTAGCATATTTAAAAAGAAGTATGTATAA
- a CDS encoding polyprenyl synthetase family protein has protein sequence MAQKLALPVKLPELETVEKQLEEIINETQGPAGEICSYMLRAGGKRLRPTLVLLSARCFADTAPPQAVTAAVAAELIHLASLIHDDIIDNAGSRHSKPSVNSRWGNKIAVLAGDNLFAKAFGLLSKSKLYNVLELMVEAIEDMCSGEIEQALDSFNAEQKEENYYRTISKKTGKLIAVCCQSGSLSSQAGEEHSLALREYGMNLGYAFQIADDILDFTGKVNVLGKPTGLDLAQGTLTLPMLNLLKNSRYSAWVKKVLQDKQFNETTRQAVVDALLESGALEEAKAVALAFSQSARSCLCKVPANIYRDTLEQLALTAVERHK, from the coding sequence ATGGCGCAAAAATTAGCACTTCCCGTTAAACTGCCCGAGTTGGAAACAGTGGAAAAACAGCTGGAGGAGATAATTAATGAAACCCAAGGTCCTGCGGGAGAAATTTGCAGCTACATGCTGAGGGCCGGTGGCAAACGCTTGCGGCCTACGCTGGTGCTGCTCTCGGCACGCTGTTTTGCTGATACAGCGCCTCCTCAAGCCGTGACTGCCGCAGTAGCTGCCGAACTCATCCATCTTGCTTCTCTAATCCACGACGACATCATTGATAATGCCGGCAGCAGGCACAGCAAACCCTCCGTGAATTCCCGCTGGGGCAACAAAATCGCTGTTTTGGCGGGGGATAACCTCTTTGCCAAAGCCTTTGGGCTGCTTTCCAAGAGCAAGCTTTACAATGTGCTGGAACTGATGGTGGAAGCTATTGAAGATATGTGTTCAGGAGAGATCGAACAAGCATTGGACAGCTTTAATGCGGAGCAAAAGGAGGAAAACTATTACCGCACCATCAGCAAAAAAACCGGAAAGCTCATTGCCGTATGCTGCCAGTCGGGCTCCCTTTCCAGCCAGGCGGGGGAAGAGCATTCCCTGGCCCTGCGGGAATACGGGATGAACTTAGGTTATGCTTTTCAAATCGCCGATGACATCCTGGATTTTACAGGGAAGGTTAACGTTTTAGGCAAGCCCACAGGTCTGGACCTTGCTCAGGGTACTTTAACGCTTCCCATGCTGAACCTGTTGAAAAACTCCCGGTATAGTGCATGGGTGAAGAAAGTTTTGCAGGACAAGCAATTTAACGAGACAACGCGGCAGGCGGTAGTTGATGCTTTACTTGAGTCGGGCGCTTTGGAAGAAGCCAAAGCGGTGGCCCTTGCTTTTTCGCAATCGGCCCGCAGCTGCCTCTGCAAAGTCCCCGCCAATATTTACCGGGATACTCTGGAGCAGCTGGCGCTGACGGCTGTGGAACGACATAAGTAA
- a CDS encoding tetraprenyl-beta-curcumene synthase family protein has protein sequence MFASLWQLKLVFDFVSKIFPRVDQELAVCRETLRSCPSQELVNQALRSIDSKRFHAQGGSIYALYPGVPAGTLVPLIVSLQTICDYLDNLCDRAGCFDEAAFRQLHLAMTEALCPGDKVSPYYSLYPYQEDGGYLTDLVERCRAEVQKLPSYHLVQEKVLDLARLYSELQTYKHVEQSRREKLLSSWAGPYLKKHKEITCWEFAAATGSTLGIFMLAAAAASPRLTCRLAEEIVAAYFPWICGLHILLDYFIDQEEDRQEQDFNFVSYYSGEAQCQERLLFFWHKSREKALALPNPLFHLTVIEGLLAMYLSDPKARQGSLAKISSRLIKAAGPRTALLHKLCCRLRARNVI, from the coding sequence ATGTTTGCGTCGCTCTGGCAATTAAAGCTGGTATTCGATTTTGTCAGCAAAATATTCCCCCGGGTAGATCAGGAACTGGCTGTCTGCCGTGAGACCCTTAGGTCCTGCCCGAGTCAAGAGCTGGTGAACCAGGCGCTCAGAAGTATTGACAGCAAGCGCTTTCATGCCCAGGGCGGCAGTATTTATGCCCTCTATCCGGGAGTACCTGCGGGGACTTTGGTCCCTTTGATTGTGTCCCTGCAAACCATCTGCGACTATCTGGACAACCTCTGTGACCGGGCGGGCTGCTTTGACGAAGCAGCTTTCCGGCAGTTGCACCTGGCTATGACCGAAGCTCTGTGCCCCGGTGACAAAGTATCGCCCTACTACAGCCTATATCCCTACCAGGAAGATGGCGGTTATTTAACCGATTTGGTGGAAAGGTGCCGCGCTGAGGTGCAGAAGCTCCCTTCTTACCATTTGGTGCAGGAAAAGGTTCTTGACTTAGCCAGGCTTTATTCCGAGCTGCAGACCTACAAACACGTGGAGCAGAGCCGCAGAGAAAAACTCTTATCTTCATGGGCTGGGCCGTATTTGAAAAAACACAAGGAGATCACCTGTTGGGAGTTCGCGGCGGCAACCGGATCTACTCTGGGTATTTTCATGCTGGCCGCAGCGGCTGCCTCTCCCCGGTTGACCTGCCGGCTGGCGGAGGAGATTGTTGCTGCTTATTTTCCTTGGATTTGCGGCTTGCACATCCTACTTGATTATTTTATCGACCAGGAGGAGGACCGGCAGGAGCAGGATTTTAACTTTGTTTCCTACTACTCCGGCGAAGCCCAGTGCCAGGAGAGGCTGCTGTTTTTTTGGCACAAATCCCGGGAAAAAGCTTTGGCATTGCCAAATCCGCTTTTTCACCTGACAGTGATTGAGGGCCTGCTGGCTATGTACCTCTCCGATCCCAAAGCACGTCAGGGCAGCCTGGCGAAAATCTCGAGCCGCCTTATCAAGGCTGCCGGCCCGCGTACTGCCCTCCTCCACAAGCTGTGCTGCAGACTAAGGGCCAGGAATGTAATTTAG